A portion of the Lolium rigidum isolate FL_2022 chromosome 1, APGP_CSIRO_Lrig_0.1, whole genome shotgun sequence genome contains these proteins:
- the LOC124646501 gene encoding PTI1-like tyrosine-protein kinase 3: MRRWFCCAHVDTPYQEEFPNSPEKANGNGFTQIGDHGKEPPSIEVPELSFDELKEKTDDFGSTALVGEGSYGRVYYAVLENGTHVAVKKLDTSADPEPDDEFIAQVAVISRLKHEHFVDMLGYCLEGDQRLLAYEFATMGSLHDILHGRKGVAGSQPGPALDWMQRIKIVVDAAKGLEYLHEKVQPSVVHRDIRSSNVLLFEDYKAKIADFNLSNQSPDMAARLHSTRVLGTFGYHAPEYAMTGQLTQKSDVYSFGVVILELLTGRKPVDHTMPRGQQSLVTWATPRLGEDKVKQCVDPRLNGDYPPKGVAKLAAVAALCVQYESEFRPSMSIVVKALSPLLINKPQQQPAAPDTPSDG, encoded by the exons ATGCGGCGGTGGTTTTGCTGTGCCCATGTTGACACGCCGTATCAAGAAGAATTCCCGAACAGTCCTGAAAAGGCAAATG GTAATGGTTTTACTCAAATCGGCGATCATGGAAAAGAACCTCCCTCCATTGAAGTACCTGAATTATCATTTGATGAACTGAAAGAAAAGACTGATGATTTCGGATCAACAGCTTTGGTTGGTGAGGGCTCATATGGAAGAGTGTATTATGCTGTTCTAGAGAACGGGACACATGTGGCTGTGAAAAAGCTTGATACTTCAGCAGACCCTGAGCCTGACGATGAATTTATAGCACAG GTTGCAGTTATttcaagattaaaacatgaacattTTGTGGACATGCTTGGGTACTGTTTGGAAGGAGATCAGCGCTTATTGGCCTATGAATTTGCCACTATGGGGTCTCTACATGATATTTTGCATG GAAGAAAGGGTGTTGCAGGTTCACAGCCTGGCCCAGCTCTTGACTGGATGCAAAGGATCAAAATTGTTGTGGATGCTGCAAAAGGGCTTGAGTATCTTCATGAGAAAGTCCAGCCTTCTGTAGTCCATCGTGACATACGGTCTAGCAATGTTCTTTTATTTGAGGACTACAAAGCTAAAATTGCAGACTTCAACCTTTCAAATCAATCCCCTGATATGGCTGCTCGTCTGCATTCTACCCGTGTCCTTGGAACGTTTGGATATCATGCTCCCGA GTATGCCATGACTGGTCAGCTGACGCAAAAGAGTGATGTGTATAGCTTTGGGGTTGTTATTTTGGAGCTCCTAACCGGAAGGAAACCAGTAGATCACACAATGCCAAGGGGACAGCAGAGTCTTGTTACCTGG GCAACACCACGGCTTGGCGAAGACAAGGTGAAACAATGTGTTGATCCAAGATTAAATGGAGACTACCCTCCAAAAGGAGTTGCCAAG CTCGCGGCAGTGGCAGCTCTATGTGTGCAATACGAATCAGAGTTCAGACCCAGCATGAGCATTGTAGTCAAAGCACTATCGCCCCTTCTTATAAATAAACCACAACAGCAACCGGCAGCTCCAGACACACCTTCAGATGGTTGA
- the LOC124646598 gene encoding protein LTO1 homolog, with protein MDQQPKDDIDIFEPTVTLDQTHYQEGYKNGYDDGLVSGKEDGRQVGLKMGFQVGEELGFYKGCLDVWMSAIRLDQDAFSARVRKNMEQLAALLSNYPLSDPENNQVQEMMQNIRMKFRVIMASLGAKLDYEGRPTSSKKDF; from the coding sequence ATGGATCAACAGCCCAAAGACGATATTGATATTTTTGAACCAACGGTGACCTTAGATCAAACACATTATCAAGAGGGTTATAAAAATGGTTATGATGATGGCTTGGTGTCTGGAAAGGAAGACGGGAGGCAGGTTGGTCTAAAGATGGGTTTCCAGGTTGGTGAAGAACTGGGATTCTATAAAGGTTGTTTGGATGTGTGGATGTCAGCAATTCGCCTTGATCAAGATGCATTCTCAGCTCGAGTCAGAAAGAACATGGAACAACTAGCTGCACTACTGAGCAACTATCCTTTGTCTGATCCAGAGAATAACCAGGTTCAAGAAATGATGCAGAACATCAGGATGAAATTCAGGGTTATCATGGCAAGCTTAGGAGCAAAATTGGACTATGAAGGTCGCCCCACATCTTCTAAGAAAGACTTTTAG
- the LOC124646697 gene encoding biotin synthase, mitochondrial, which produces MMLLARSLRSRLRPPLASAVTTAPFSSAAAAEAERAVRDGPRNDWTRPEIQAIYDSPLLDLLFHGAQVHRNVHKFREVQQCTLLSIKTGGCSEDCSYCPQSSRYSTGLKAEKLMKKDAVLEAAQKAKEAGSTRFCMGAAWRETIGRKTNFNQILEYVKDIRGMGMEVCCTLGMLEKQQAEELKKAGLTAYNHNLDTSREYYPNIISTRSYDDRLQTLQHVREAGISVCSGGIIGLGEAEEDRVGLLHTLATLPTHPESVPINALIAVKGTPLQDQKPVEIWEMIRMIASARIVMPKAMVRLSAGRVRFSMPEQALCFLAGANSIFAGEKLLTTANNDFDADQAMFKILGLIPKAPNFGDEEATAAVASSTERCEQAASM; this is translated from the exons ATGATGCTGCTCGCGCGCAGTCTCCGCTCCCGCCTCCGCCCCCCGCTCGCCTCCGCCGTCACCACCGCGCCGTTCTcctcggcggccgcggcggaggcggagcgggCGGTGCGGGACGGGCCCAGGAACGACTGGACCCGGCCCGAGATCCAGGCCATCTACGACTCGCCGCTGCTCGACCTCCTCTTCCACGGG GCTCAGGTCCATAGGAATGTTCATAAATTTAGAGAAGTGCAGCAGTGCACACTTCTTTCAATAAAAACTGGTGGGTGCAGTGAAGATTGTTCATACTGCCCTCAGTCTTCAAGATACAGTACTGGACTGAAGGCTGAGAAATTGATGAAGAAAGACGCTGTCCTAGAAGCAGCACAAAAG GCAAAGGAGGCTGGGAGCACCCGATTTTGCATGGGAGCGGCATGGAGAGAGACAATCGGCAGGAAAACAAATTTCAACCAGATTCTTGAATATGTCAAGGACATAAG AGGTATGGGCATGGAGGTCTGTTGCACCCTGGGCATGCTAGAGAAACAACAAGCTGAAGAACTCAAGAAGGCTGGACTTACAGCATATAATCATAATCTAGATACATCAAGAGAATATTACCCCAATATTATTTCTACAAGATCATATGATGATAGATTACAGACTCTTCAGCATGTCCGCGAAGCTGGAATAAGCGTCTGTTCAG GCGGAATTATTGGTCTTGGAGAGGCAGAGGAAGACCGTGTAGGGTTGTTGCATACGCTGGCTACTTTGCCTACACATCCAGAGAGCGTTCCTATCAATGCACTGATTGCTGTCAAAGGCACGCCTCTTCAGGATCAGAAG CCCGTGGAGATATGGGAAATGATCCGCATGATTGCCAGTGCTCGGATTGTGATGCCAAAGGCAATGGTGAGGCTCTCGGCAGGGCGAGTACGGTTCTCCATGCCAGAACAAGCTCTCTGCTTTCTCGCGGGGGCCAACTCCATCTTCGCCGGTGAAAAGCTCCTCACAACCGCAAACAATGACTTCGATGCGGACCAGGCGATGTTCAAGATCCTTGGCCTGATTCCCAAGGCTCCAAACTTTGGCGACGAAGAGGCCACAGCGGCTGTTGCATCATCCACGGAGAGATGTGAGCAAGCTGCTTCGATGTAA